Within Candidatus Thermokryptus mobilis, the genomic segment CAGCTGCTTTTTCAGCTTTTTTGCGATAGTAAGAATTAGCTGCTCTCCTCTCCTCCTTTGAAAGTTCCGCCTTCGGCGGAATTTTCAAAACCCAGCCCGGGTAAATCAAATCTGGGTCTTTTATCTTGTCCCTGTTCGCAATCCAAATCTTTGGCCACAAGAAAGGATTATCGTAAATTGTCGGCTTTTTAGCTATATTCCAAAGACAATCACGATCCTTCTTCCAGGTCCCAACCGTATAAGTTGTCTCTTTCACAATCGCCTCCGCCACAACTACCTGACCCTCTTTCGTCTTCACAAGTGCTTTAACAGTATTGATCAAATTATTCACTTGTGATTCAAAACCCATCACCTTGTCATAAAACTCTGAAAGCGCAACTCTTTTATCTGATTTCAAAGCTTGATAATCATTATACAAATTTTCAACCTC encodes:
- a CDS encoding LysM peptidoglycan-binding domain-containing protein, whose amino-acid sequence is MKRNLILIFSFLIFVSSIFAQEVKMKYEDWQREMASWTAKRDELRGRLDALNSEIDALKKQLADKDAQIKQVQDDIYALVGTTPEGVNEYRQKVADFERRLNELSRLSNEELYERRAEVENLYNDYQALKSDKRVALSEFYDKVMGFESQVNNLINTVKALVKTKEGQVVVAEAIVKETTYTVGTWKKDRDCLWNIAKKPTIYDNPFLWPKIWIANRDKIKDPDLIYPGWVLKIPPKAELSKEERRAANSYYRKKAEKAAGGM